In Tachysurus vachellii isolate PV-2020 chromosome 12, HZAU_Pvac_v1, whole genome shotgun sequence, the following are encoded in one genomic region:
- the susd1 gene encoding sushi, von Willebrand factor type A, EGF and pentraxin domain-containing protein 1 isoform X1, which translates to MKGTALIVFTATIIVIIIITDVVVGVDVCASCHQDATCDDKTDGSGKVCNCMYGFVGNGRTYCQDKDECQLGRICGDHSKCHNTYGSYFCTCVSGYSPTNSLDVFIPNDGTSCHDVDECLADSVCGEGGMCMNTDGDFYCTCRTGYTVQHGSEPFQPHIHTAYCQMVDCGPPPSVPHTVQVSPFLTLYGSIVQFTCADGFNWTRGNVTSICGPDGQWSFPSMHCEEVECGVPPSFPHSVMLWHGVSKVGAEVRYQCLEGFYNSGREDVGVCTSRGSWSLLHFLCREILCSDPPVLPHADRLWDGSVRVNSSVLYYCKEGFYSSLGENKSVCSQNGSWSRATLSCREILCSDPPVLPHTDRLWDGSVRVNSSVLYYCKEGFYAALGENKSVCSQNGSWSRATLSCREILCSDPPVLPHADRLWDGSVRVNSSVLYYCKEGFYSSLGENKSVCTQNGSWSRATLSCREILCSDPPVLPHTDRLWDGSVRVNSSVLYYCKEGFYASLGENKSVCTQNGSWSRATLSCREILCSDPPVLPHTDRLWDGSVRVNSSVLYYCKEGFYAALGENKSVCSQNGSWSRATLSCREILCSDPPVLPHTDRLWDGSVRVNSSVLYYCKEGFYASLGENKSVCTQNGSWSRATLSCREVECGFPPSFPHSVMLWNGVSKVGAEVRYHCVEGFYNSGHEEVFVCTSRGSWSLLHFLCQEIRCSAPPPLLHAVVLWNGSSNIGSKAQYTCKAGYHSVGTGSVSECNSHGRWTHTNITCKEILCSDPPVLPHTDRLWDGSVRVNSSVLYYCMEGFYAALGENKSVCSQNGSWSGATLSCQEVECGVPPSFPHSVMVWNGVSKVGAEVRYHCVEGFYKSKHEDVCVCTSRGSWSLMHFLCQEVNCGEPRPLPHTVLVWNGSSALGSVARYECETGYRSVTAESVSVCGSDNRWSDVKLHCEVYCGPIPMLQNAEVLWGNGTVTVHHCVKGYYRHSGSDISICDMTGKWRMATMRCREMKFSVQSLTVFNEKCLRWRTAAESQGYKQQYIVVFIGVRDFDSFFSDRRRKVFSSSALHPAVCLNLQPITNYTITVTALETGDTAIITANTSIPAPPTPEVLYSEVDSQRPTLRLRRATSTLDPICVYQVIVLPVAGVLVFKCGSSQSCGGEYIAAQLQLCELGIEVNFTLGNREQYGTFYNAPLVNGRDYYIILRTVCTWGLVKKQSCVVWARARGASYATRISALVTFGSICALGFFSVTVYYCCWSESIIFFSPLSTI; encoded by the exons ATGAAGGGAACAGCACTCATCGTGTTTACAGCTaccatcatcgtcatcatcatcataacag ATGTTGTAGTTGGGGTAGATGTTTGTGCATCCTGCCACCAAGATGCCACCTGTGACGACAAGACTGACGGCTCAGGGAAAGTGTGTAACTGCATGTACGGCTTCGTGGGAAACGGCAGGACCTACTGCCAAG ATAAAGATGAATGTCAGCTGGGGCGGATCTGCGGAGACCACAGCAAGTGTCACAACACGTACGGAAGCTACTTCTGCACGTGTGTGTCGGGGTACAGCCCCACCAACAGCCTGGATGTGTTCATCCCCAATGATGGCACGTCCTGCCATG ATGTGGATGAGTGTTTAGCGGACAGTGTTTGTGGTGAGGGTGGTATGTGTATGAACACAGACGGTGACTTCTACTGTACCTGCAGAACCGGGTACACAGTTCAGCATGGATCGGAACCCTTCCagcctcacatacacactgcctACTGCCAGA tggtagATTGCGGTCCCCCTCCCTCTGTGCCTCATACAGTTCAGGTTTCTCCGTTCCTCACTCTTTACGGCAGCATTGTGCAGTTCACCTGTGCAGATGGTTTCAACTGGACACGAGGAAATGTCACCTCCATATGTGGCCCAGATGGACAATGGAGCTTTCCTAGCATGCACTGTGaag aggTAGAGTGTGGTGTTCCCCCATCATTCCCTCACTCAGTGATGCTGTGGCACGGAGTCAGTAAAGTGGGTGCAGAAGTGCGTTATCAGTGTTTGGAGGGTTTTTATAACAGTGGACGTGAAGACGTTGGTGTGTGTACGAGTAGAGGATCATGGAGCCTCCTGCACTTCCTCTGTCGGG AGATCCTCTGCTCTGACCCCCCTGTGCTGCCCCACGCTGACCGGCTGTGGGATGGCAGCGTTCGTGTTAACAGCTCTGTACTTTATTACTGTAAGGAAGGATTTTATTCTTCACTGggagaaaataaatcagtgtgcaGTCAGAACGGTTCATGGAGCAGAGCTACTCTGTCATGTCGAG AGATCCTCTGCTCTGACCCCCCTGTGCTGCCCCACACTGACCGGCTGTGGGATGGCAGTGTGCGTGTTAACAGCTCTGTACTTTATTACTGTAAAGAAGGATTTTATGCTGCACTGggagaaaataaatcagtgtgcaGTCAGAACGGTTCATGGAGCAGAGCTACTCTGTCATGTCGAG AGATCCTCTGCTCTGACCCCCCTGTGCTGCCCCACGCTGACCGGCTGTGGGATGGCAGTGTGCGTGTTAACAGCTCTGTACTTTATTACTGTAAGGAAGGATTTTATTCTTCACTGggagaaaataaatcagtgtgcaCTCAGAACGGTTCATGGAGCAGAGCTACTCTGTCATGTCGAG AGATCCTCTGCTCTGACCCCCCTGTGCTGCCCCACACTGACCGGCTGTGGGATGGCAGTGTGCGTGTTAACAGCTCTGTACTTTATTACTGTAAGGAAGGATTTTATGCTTCACTGggagaaaataaatcagtgtgcaCTCAGAACGGTTCATGGAGCAGAGCTACTCTGTCATGTCGAG AGATCCTCTGCTCTGACCCCCCTGTGCTGCCCCACACTGACCGGCTGTGGGATGGCAGCGTTCGTGTTAACAGCTCTGTACTTTATTACTGTAAAGAAGGATTTTATGCTGCACTGggagaaaataaatcagtgtgcaGTCAGAACGGTTCATGGAGCAGAGCTACTCTGTCATGTCGAG AGATCCTCTGCTCTGACCCCCCTGTGCTGCCCCACACTGACCGGCTGTGGGATGGCAGTGTGCGTGTCAACAGCTCTGTACTTTATTACTGTAAGGAAGGATTTTATGCTTCATTGggagaaaataaatcagtgtgcaCTCAGAACGGTTCATGGAGCAGAGCTACTCTGTCATGTCGAG aggTAGAGTGTGGTTTTCCCCCATCATTCCCTCACTCAGTGATGCTGTGGAACGGAGTCAGTAAAGTGGGTGCAGAAGTGCGTTATCACTGTGTGGAGGGTTTTTATAACAGTGGACATGAGGAAGTGTTTGTTTGTACAAGCAGAGGATCATGGAGCCTCCTGCACTTCCTCTGTCAGG AGATCCGTTGCAGTGCCCCACCTCCTCTCCTCCATGCTGTAGTATTATGGAATGGCAGCAGTAATATAGGCTCTAAAGCTCAGTACACGTGTAAAGCAGGATAtcacagtgtgggaacaggaagTGTGTCGGAGTGTAACTCTCACGGGCGCTGGACCCATACTAACATCACATGCAAAG AGATCCTCTGCTCTGACCCCCCTGTGCTGCCCCACACTGACCGGCTTTGGGATGGCAGTGTTCGTGTTAACAGCTCTGTACTTTATTACTGTATGGAAGGATTTTATGCTGCACTGggagaaaataaatcagtgtgcaGTCAGAACGGTTCATGGAGCGGAGCTACTCTGTCATGTCAAG agGTAGAGTGTGGTGTTCCCCCATCATTCCCTCACTCAGTGATGGTGTGGAATGGAGTCAGTAAAGTGGGTGCAGAAGTGCGTTATCACTGTGTGGAGGGTTTTTATAAGAGCAAACAcgaggatgtgtgtgtatgtacaagCAGAGGATCATGGAGCCTAATGCACTTCCTTTGTCAGG aggtaAACTGTGGCGAGCCTCGTCCTCTCCCTCACACAGTGCTAGTGTGGAACGGCAGCTCTGCTCTCGGCTCTGTGGCTCGGTATGAATGTGAAACTGGATATAGGAGTGTTACTGCAgaaagtgtgtctgtctgcggcTCTGACAACCGGTGGAGTGATGTTAAATTGCACTGtgaag TTTACTGTGGTCCGATCCCGATGCTGCAGAACGCAGAGGTTCTCTGGGGAAATGGCACTGTCACTGTCCATCACTGTGTTAAAGGCTACTACAGACATTCAGGAAGTGACATATCAATATGTGACATGACAGGAAAATGGCGGATGGCTACAATGCGCTGCAGAG AGATGAAGTTCAGTGTTCAGAGTTTGACTGTGTTTAATGAGAAATGTCTGCGCTGGAGGACGGCTGCAGAATCGCAAGGCTACAAACAACAATACATA gtggtgtTCATTGGTGTCAGAGATTTTGATTCCTTCTTCAGTGATCGACGAAGGAAAGTGTTCAGTTCGTCAGCGTTACatcctgctgtgtgtttgaaCCTGCAGCCCATCACCAACTACACCATCACTGTGACTGCTCTGGAGACTGGAGACACAGCTATTATTACTGCCAACACTAGCATACctg ctccgcccactcctGAGGTCTTGTACAGTGAGGTTGATTCTCAGAGACCGACTTTACGATTACGAAGAGCCACCAGCACACTAGACCCAATCTG tgtgtatcagGTGATCGTGTTACCCGTGGCAGGCGTGTTGGTGTTCAAATGTGGCTCGTCTCAATCCTGTGGTGGAGAGTACATTGCGGCTCAGCTGCAGCTCTGTGAGCTCGGCATAGAGGTGAACTTCACACTGGGGAACCGAGAGCAGTACGGAACCTTCTATAACGCACCACTGGTGAACGGCCGAGATTACTACATCATCCTACGCACCGTCTGCACCTGGGGGCTG GTGAAAAAGCAGTCATGTGTTGTCTGGGCCAGAGCAAGAG GCGCCTCCTATGCTACCAGGATTTCTGCTTTGGTGACGTTTGGCTCCATCTGTGCCCTGGGTTTCTTTAGTGTGACTGTTTACTACTGCTGCTGGTCAGAGtctatcattttcttttcacccTTGTCCACTATCTAA
- the susd1 gene encoding sushi, von Willebrand factor type A, EGF and pentraxin domain-containing protein 1 isoform X3 codes for MKGTALIVFTATIIVIIIITDVVVGVDVCASCHQDATCDDKTDGSGKVCNCMYGFVGNGRTYCQDKDECQLGRICGDHSKCHNTYGSYFCTCVSGYSPTNSLDVFIPNDGTSCHDVDECLADSVCGEGGMCMNTDGDFYCTCRTGYTVQHGSEPFQPHIHTAYCQMVDCGPPPSVPHTVQVSPFLTLYGSIVQFTCADGFNWTRGNVTSICGPDGQWSFPSMHCEEVECGVPPSFPHSVMLWHGVSKVGAEVRYQCLEGFYNSGREDVGVCTSRGSWSLLHFLCREILCSDPPVLPHADRLWDGSVRVNSSVLYYCKEGFYSSLGENKSVCSQNGSWSRATLSCREILCSDPPVLPHTDRLWDGSVRVNSSVLYYCKEGFYAALGENKSVCSQNGSWSRATLSCREILCSDPPVLPHADRLWDGSVRVNSSVLYYCKEGFYSSLGENKSVCTQNGSWSRATLSCREILCSDPPVLPHTDRLWDGSVRVNSSVLYYCKEGFYASLGENKSVCTQNGSWSRATLSCREILCSDPPVLPHTDRLWDGSVRVNSSVLYYCKEGFYAALGENKSVCSQNGSWSRATLSCREILCSDPPVLPHTDRLWDGSVRVNSSVLYYCKEGFYASLGENKSVCTQNGSWSRATLSCREVECGFPPSFPHSVMLWNGVSKVGAEVRYHCVEGFYNSGHEEVFVCTSRGSWSLLHFLCQEILCSDPPVLPHTDRLWDGSVRVNSSVLYYCMEGFYAALGENKSVCSQNGSWSGATLSCQEVECGVPPSFPHSVMVWNGVSKVGAEVRYHCVEGFYKSKHEDVCVCTSRGSWSLMHFLCQEVNCGEPRPLPHTVLVWNGSSALGSVARYECETGYRSVTAESVSVCGSDNRWSDVKLHCEVYCGPIPMLQNAEVLWGNGTVTVHHCVKGYYRHSGSDISICDMTGKWRMATMRCREMKFSVQSLTVFNEKCLRWRTAAESQGYKQQYIVVFIGVRDFDSFFSDRRRKVFSSSALHPAVCLNLQPITNYTITVTALETGDTAIITANTSIPAPPTPEVLYSEVDSQRPTLRLRRATSTLDPICVYQVIVLPVAGVLVFKCGSSQSCGGEYIAAQLQLCELGIEVNFTLGNREQYGTFYNAPLVNGRDYYIILRTVCTWGLVKKQSCVVWARARGASYATRISALVTFGSICALGFFSVTVYYCCWSESIIFFSPLSTI; via the exons ATGAAGGGAACAGCACTCATCGTGTTTACAGCTaccatcatcgtcatcatcatcataacag ATGTTGTAGTTGGGGTAGATGTTTGTGCATCCTGCCACCAAGATGCCACCTGTGACGACAAGACTGACGGCTCAGGGAAAGTGTGTAACTGCATGTACGGCTTCGTGGGAAACGGCAGGACCTACTGCCAAG ATAAAGATGAATGTCAGCTGGGGCGGATCTGCGGAGACCACAGCAAGTGTCACAACACGTACGGAAGCTACTTCTGCACGTGTGTGTCGGGGTACAGCCCCACCAACAGCCTGGATGTGTTCATCCCCAATGATGGCACGTCCTGCCATG ATGTGGATGAGTGTTTAGCGGACAGTGTTTGTGGTGAGGGTGGTATGTGTATGAACACAGACGGTGACTTCTACTGTACCTGCAGAACCGGGTACACAGTTCAGCATGGATCGGAACCCTTCCagcctcacatacacactgcctACTGCCAGA tggtagATTGCGGTCCCCCTCCCTCTGTGCCTCATACAGTTCAGGTTTCTCCGTTCCTCACTCTTTACGGCAGCATTGTGCAGTTCACCTGTGCAGATGGTTTCAACTGGACACGAGGAAATGTCACCTCCATATGTGGCCCAGATGGACAATGGAGCTTTCCTAGCATGCACTGTGaag aggTAGAGTGTGGTGTTCCCCCATCATTCCCTCACTCAGTGATGCTGTGGCACGGAGTCAGTAAAGTGGGTGCAGAAGTGCGTTATCAGTGTTTGGAGGGTTTTTATAACAGTGGACGTGAAGACGTTGGTGTGTGTACGAGTAGAGGATCATGGAGCCTCCTGCACTTCCTCTGTCGGG AGATCCTCTGCTCTGACCCCCCTGTGCTGCCCCACGCTGACCGGCTGTGGGATGGCAGCGTTCGTGTTAACAGCTCTGTACTTTATTACTGTAAGGAAGGATTTTATTCTTCACTGggagaaaataaatcagtgtgcaGTCAGAACGGTTCATGGAGCAGAGCTACTCTGTCATGTCGAG AGATCCTCTGCTCTGACCCCCCTGTGCTGCCCCACACTGACCGGCTGTGGGATGGCAGTGTGCGTGTTAACAGCTCTGTACTTTATTACTGTAAAGAAGGATTTTATGCTGCACTGggagaaaataaatcagtgtgcaGTCAGAACGGTTCATGGAGCAGAGCTACTCTGTCATGTCGAG AGATCCTCTGCTCTGACCCCCCTGTGCTGCCCCACGCTGACCGGCTGTGGGATGGCAGTGTGCGTGTTAACAGCTCTGTACTTTATTACTGTAAGGAAGGATTTTATTCTTCACTGggagaaaataaatcagtgtgcaCTCAGAACGGTTCATGGAGCAGAGCTACTCTGTCATGTCGAG AGATCCTCTGCTCTGACCCCCCTGTGCTGCCCCACACTGACCGGCTGTGGGATGGCAGTGTGCGTGTTAACAGCTCTGTACTTTATTACTGTAAGGAAGGATTTTATGCTTCACTGggagaaaataaatcagtgtgcaCTCAGAACGGTTCATGGAGCAGAGCTACTCTGTCATGTCGAG AGATCCTCTGCTCTGACCCCCCTGTGCTGCCCCACACTGACCGGCTGTGGGATGGCAGCGTTCGTGTTAACAGCTCTGTACTTTATTACTGTAAAGAAGGATTTTATGCTGCACTGggagaaaataaatcagtgtgcaGTCAGAACGGTTCATGGAGCAGAGCTACTCTGTCATGTCGAG AGATCCTCTGCTCTGACCCCCCTGTGCTGCCCCACACTGACCGGCTGTGGGATGGCAGTGTGCGTGTCAACAGCTCTGTACTTTATTACTGTAAGGAAGGATTTTATGCTTCATTGggagaaaataaatcagtgtgcaCTCAGAACGGTTCATGGAGCAGAGCTACTCTGTCATGTCGAG aggTAGAGTGTGGTTTTCCCCCATCATTCCCTCACTCAGTGATGCTGTGGAACGGAGTCAGTAAAGTGGGTGCAGAAGTGCGTTATCACTGTGTGGAGGGTTTTTATAACAGTGGACATGAGGAAGTGTTTGTTTGTACAAGCAGAGGATCATGGAGCCTCCTGCACTTCCTCTGTCAGG AGATCCTCTGCTCTGACCCCCCTGTGCTGCCCCACACTGACCGGCTTTGGGATGGCAGTGTTCGTGTTAACAGCTCTGTACTTTATTACTGTATGGAAGGATTTTATGCTGCACTGggagaaaataaatcagtgtgcaGTCAGAACGGTTCATGGAGCGGAGCTACTCTGTCATGTCAAG agGTAGAGTGTGGTGTTCCCCCATCATTCCCTCACTCAGTGATGGTGTGGAATGGAGTCAGTAAAGTGGGTGCAGAAGTGCGTTATCACTGTGTGGAGGGTTTTTATAAGAGCAAACAcgaggatgtgtgtgtatgtacaagCAGAGGATCATGGAGCCTAATGCACTTCCTTTGTCAGG aggtaAACTGTGGCGAGCCTCGTCCTCTCCCTCACACAGTGCTAGTGTGGAACGGCAGCTCTGCTCTCGGCTCTGTGGCTCGGTATGAATGTGAAACTGGATATAGGAGTGTTACTGCAgaaagtgtgtctgtctgcggcTCTGACAACCGGTGGAGTGATGTTAAATTGCACTGtgaag TTTACTGTGGTCCGATCCCGATGCTGCAGAACGCAGAGGTTCTCTGGGGAAATGGCACTGTCACTGTCCATCACTGTGTTAAAGGCTACTACAGACATTCAGGAAGTGACATATCAATATGTGACATGACAGGAAAATGGCGGATGGCTACAATGCGCTGCAGAG AGATGAAGTTCAGTGTTCAGAGTTTGACTGTGTTTAATGAGAAATGTCTGCGCTGGAGGACGGCTGCAGAATCGCAAGGCTACAAACAACAATACATA gtggtgtTCATTGGTGTCAGAGATTTTGATTCCTTCTTCAGTGATCGACGAAGGAAAGTGTTCAGTTCGTCAGCGTTACatcctgctgtgtgtttgaaCCTGCAGCCCATCACCAACTACACCATCACTGTGACTGCTCTGGAGACTGGAGACACAGCTATTATTACTGCCAACACTAGCATACctg ctccgcccactcctGAGGTCTTGTACAGTGAGGTTGATTCTCAGAGACCGACTTTACGATTACGAAGAGCCACCAGCACACTAGACCCAATCTG tgtgtatcagGTGATCGTGTTACCCGTGGCAGGCGTGTTGGTGTTCAAATGTGGCTCGTCTCAATCCTGTGGTGGAGAGTACATTGCGGCTCAGCTGCAGCTCTGTGAGCTCGGCATAGAGGTGAACTTCACACTGGGGAACCGAGAGCAGTACGGAACCTTCTATAACGCACCACTGGTGAACGGCCGAGATTACTACATCATCCTACGCACCGTCTGCACCTGGGGGCTG GTGAAAAAGCAGTCATGTGTTGTCTGGGCCAGAGCAAGAG GCGCCTCCTATGCTACCAGGATTTCTGCTTTGGTGACGTTTGGCTCCATCTGTGCCCTGGGTTTCTTTAGTGTGACTGTTTACTACTGCTGCTGGTCAGAGtctatcattttcttttcacccTTGTCCACTATCTAA